A window of Chloroflexota bacterium genomic DNA:
GTGACAATATTTGTGATAAGTGAGTATCAGGGACTCAAAACTGCCTTCCGCCATAATCTGAGGTTGGAAAGAGACGGGGTATTCCAGTGTTGGGGATTCTACAAGGGTATACCACAAAAGCCGGGTGTTCGTAGAGTGGCAGTATCAAGTACAGAGCGTAACTTTCTTGACGGCCTGTTTGAAGGCAAGATATCCACCGGCCCGTACGCCGGTGCCAAGATCAAAATTTGGGATAGTGGAACGTATGAGACAAAGTTCTGGAGTGATACTAAGGTGGAAGTGACCTTCCATGGTAAAAAGTTAAGTGGTGAGTATATATTGCGTTGGATGGATAAAATGAATGCTTGGCTACTGTGGAAGCGTTGACACTAAAGTAAAAGTAAAATGTATCACTGACTTATTGGAATGGTCGTTCCGGT
This region includes:
- a CDS encoding ATP-dependent DNA ligase, with product MTIFVISEYQGLKTAFRHNLRLERDGVFQCWGFYKGIPQKPGVRRVAVSSTERNFLDGLFEGKISTGPYAGAKIKIWDSGTYETKFWSDTKVEVTFHGKKLSGEYILRWMDKMNAWLLWKR